The Pristis pectinata isolate sPriPec2 chromosome 10, sPriPec2.1.pri, whole genome shotgun sequence sequence cggggcctgatagaatattccccaggctgctttgtgaggtgagggaggagattgctgaaccattggctaggatctttgagtcctcgttgtccacgggaatggtaccggaggattggagggtggtgaatgttgtccccttatttaaaaaagatagtagggatagtccagagaattacagaccagtgagccttacgtctgtggtgggtaagctgttagaaaagatacaaagagataggatctatgagcatttagagaatcatggactgattagggacagccagcatggctttgtgaggggaagatcctgcctcacaagcctgataggttctttgaggagttgaccgggaagattgacgagggtagtgcagtagatgtggtccacatggattttagtaaggcgtttgacaaggttctgcatggtaggcttcttcagaaggtcagaggccaagggatccaggggggcttggccatgtggattcagaattgccttgcttgtagaaagcagagggttgtggtggagggagtacattcggattggagggctgtgactagtggtgtcccacagggatcggttctgggacctctacttattgtgataattattaatgacttagatgagggggtggaagggtgggttaacaagtttgcagatgacacaaagatcggtggtgttgtggatagtgtggagggctgtcgaagcttacagagggatattgataggatgcagagctgggctgacaagtggcagatggagtacaatctggagaagtgtgaggtggtacactttggaaggactaactccaaggcggagtacaaggtaaatggcaggattctgggcagtgtggaggagcagagggatctgggggttcatatccacagatccctgaaagttgcctcacaggtggatagggtagttaagaaatcttacgggatgttagctttcgtaagtcgtgggatcgagtttaagagccatgaagtaatgatgcagctttacaaaactctggttagaccacacttagagtactgtgtccagttctggtcgcctcattataggaaggatgtggaggcattggaaagggtgcagaggagatttaccaggatgctgcctggattactgagtatggattatgaggagagactaaaggagctagggctttactcattggagtgaaggacgatgaggggagacatgatagaggtatacaaaatattaagaggaatagatagagtggacagccagcacctctttcccagggcaccaatgctcaatacaagagggcgtggctttaaggtaatgggtgggaagttcaagggagatgtcagagggaggtttttcacccagagagtggttggtgcatggaatgcgctgcctggggtggtggtggaggctgatacgttggtcaagttcaagagattgttagataagcatatggaggaatttaagatagagggatatgtgggaggaaggggttagatagtcttaggagtggtttgaagggtggcacaacatggtgggctgaagggcctgtattgtgctgtattgttctatggttctatggttctattattgCGATTATCTAACATTGAGATTAGTTTGTATGGAATGCAGTAATTCAGTGCAGCTCTTGTCTTCTTTTTACTATGGGTATAATATTTACAACTATTCTGTCCTCTGGTACACTCCCAGATATAAGGACTGGAAGGGTGTAGCTGGGTCCTTTGATGTTTTCACCCTAATTTCCTTGACCAATTTAAAGTGCATTCCATCCAGACTAAATGACTTTTCAAAGAGGACGACCAATCTATCTACTTTTATCCTATTTATTTTCTGTGCTACTTTCTTCATTATTGCATCATCAACAACACCCTCTTGTGAACGTATTTGCAAAATACTTTTTCACTATTCCCTCTGCCTCAATAAGATTTCCTCTTTTGACTCTAATCAATTCCTGTGAAGTACTTGTACGATTCTTTTATACATTAATGTTTCCTTTTATGTTCCCCTCTAATCTACTCTCATACATGGGATGTAAATAAATGTTGATGTGTAGAAGCTAAATCTATTATTAAATCTATTATTAAATAGATTTCCCATACACACGGATCATTGAAAGAGTAAATTCCTTTGTGTAGTTATCATGTTTAAAAATTACAATGAGTTTTACTTGAGTGGATGATTACTTAATGTTTAGAAACTTGATACCTTAAACTTAACCGGTAGGGAAATACATTGAGTGCAAAGAAATACAAAAAGGGGTGAAATGGGCAACATAAATGTCAGGTTAGTCACTGATAATAACATGTGAGCTCCAAGTAGGTACACAAGGGAACATTTCACATGTGGAGCAGATTCAGATATCTGATTTGACAAAGATaaacaaaaaaattgaattaaattgatttattacatCAAATTATTGCTGAATAACCAACAGAAACTGTTTGATATACTCTATTGATTCCACAGTTCTCTCCGATTGAAAAGGGTTTGAAATGTTGTCAAACCTAGGTGGGATCTGGGGCAAACATAATTGTCTATTTAGATTAACTCAGTCAGCTGTTCGATAAACAATTTCTATTTCATACAAGGTGTTCAACAGGTTTTGGAGTCTACTTCTCCAACAGCTCTCTGGAGAGGTAGAGCTGGCTGTCAGCAACATTTAGGTGTAAGATGAACCTGAGACTGATGATGATATTTGTTAAGTAGGTAACAAGAAGGCGAGGCAGAAGACGTAACTATGAATAAGAATTGTCAATCACAGAACCACATTGATCTTAGAGGTCTAGAATTGGATCCATGGTCAGCTCATTAACTTTGTAATCATAGCAGCAAAGGTAAGACCTCAAATATCAATTCAGATATCAAGTATTAAAGAAAGCATTGCTACTCAAAATGGATGAATGAAAATTTACtatgttttaaaatcatttaaagcTCTTTAGATTATGGTAAAATGTGAATAACGTTGTTCCAGCAGAAAGATCAGTCATTCAGTTTATTGAAGTACACCTTAATTTCTGGTAAAGTTTgtattttccaattattttactacaaacagcaatgacatCAGAAGATGATGTAAAGTTCCTTTAAAATTAGAATGTTCAACTTGAAAGGCCATTTCATAGTCTAGCTGAAGTCTGTTTAAAATGTGAATTTCATACTTAGGATTCCACTGTCAAATGCACaataaattccaaaataatgTTCGTGAGATAGAATTTGTTTAGtttgggcatgttgatatcaagaaagaagAGGTGatgggctcttgaagaacattgagGTGGATGAGTCCCCAGGGTGTGATGAAATCTATGCCATGTTATtgggagaggcaagagaggaaattgctggagccttgacaaaAATCTTTGTATCTTTAGTTACAGGCAATGTCCCAGAGGAatggagaacagccaatgttgtttctttgtttaagaagggcaacagagcCCAACCAGAaagttataggctggtgagctttacatcagtggtagggaaattattggaaaagattcttagggattgcATCTACTtgtatctggaaaagcatagacttattagggatagtcagcatggctttgtgcgggggagaccatgtcttacaaacttgattgagctttttgagaacGTGACGAAGATAATCGATGGGGGTAGGGCCTTGGATATTgaatacatggacttcagtaaagcttttgacaaaagCTTTACTAAATGGTAAACTGATCCAAAAAATTAAGGCatgtgggatccatggagacttggtagcttggattcaaaattggcttggtcatagaagacggagggtagcgttggaggggtgttattctgacaggaggtctgtgaccagtgaagttctgcaaggatcagtgctgggccctctaTTGTTTGCaatgtatttaaatgatttggatggaaataTAACTAggccgattagtaagtttgcagatgacacaagaattggcagagttgtagatagtgaggaaggccgCCAAAAGATtcggcaggatatagaccagtcggaaatatgggcagagaaatgtggatggagtttaatctggacaagtgtgaggtgttgtattttgggagatcaaatgtaaggggagtATATAAGGTAATTGGCAGGTCccttttgatgtacagaggggtcttggggtgcaagtccatagctccctgaaagtggcaacacaagtagataggatggtaaagaaggcattgagCATACTTGCCTCCATCGGTTGgatgctgagtataaaagtcagaaagtcatgttgcagttgtataacttcagttaggccacatttggagtaatgtgtgcagttcttgttgacacattacagggaggatatggaggctttggagagggtgaagaagagcttcaccaggatgttacctggattagagagtattagccataaggaaaacttgttttctctggagcatccgagcctgagggataacctgatagaagtatataaaattatgagaggcatagatagaatagatagagcctttttcccatggtggaaatgtcaaatactagagggcatagctttaaagtgagaggaggaaagtttaaggaagtTTTAAGGGGCAAttgtttttacatagagagtggtagcagcttagaatgcgctgccagcggaggtagtggaagcagatatgatggtaacgtttaagaggcatttagagagggacatgaacaggcaggggattgagggatatagaccatgtccaggcagatggaattagtttgaactggcatcatggttgccacagacacagtgggtcaaagagcctgctcctgtgctgtactgttctgtgttctttaaaCAAGAAAATTCAATCTTTTAATCAAAAAAATACTTGTACTAAGGAAAGAGCAATTAAATTCCATAGATACTGACATTTACTGGAGACATACTTCAGAATTCAATTCCAAAACCATTTCTCCAAACTGGAGAGGGATTTATCTTCTTTatgttgctgaatattttcacagACAGAGCATGCATGTTCATCCCAGAAACGAGTCATCTTCACTTCATAGTATTTTCTCCATTTGAAGTAGCTCATGTACAAATCTTCATTATCATCCAGCATGTGAAGGTAATCGGCAAGCTCTTTCGGTGAGAGAAAGTCATCCACGTGAATGAAGGAATCAGCTGGAATGTAATTTTCATAGTTTTCCCTGGATGGACCCAGGACCACCGGGACGCTACCCGCAAGTAGAGCATTGTAGAGTTTTTCAGTTATGTAATCTTTATGTATCGAGTTTTCAAAGGCAAGGTAGAACTTGCATCTAGATATCGTTGGAATCAAATCATCATCACTTAGGCGATGCCAGAGGAATCGACCATAAATTGCGACTTTCACATATTTGCGGAGCATATAGTAATACTTCACTCTGGCATGTTCGGAGTCCCAATTGCTTATAATCCAACATACCAGGACATTTTTACTTGGCAATTTAAAATCTAATGGAACTTTGCTCCTTGTTAAAGATCCATAAGGCATTTGGATATCTGAATCCCGTCGATATGTTAAGGTCAAGTTGAAGAGTTGGTCGAGGCCATACTTCTTTGGAGTGTGAGTAGGTGACTCCAGATTCATCCAAACCCATTTTTGGAAAGCTGGCCGAGGTTGTAAGGGGAGGTTGGCCAAGTCCCTTCTGATGTCCCAGTGGTGAAACAGGACAGCATGAGATTTGTTATACAGTTTCCTATCTGCAGTTAAATAACAATTATTGATGTTAAAATCTAATTTGCAAGTATTGAGTTCAAATGCCTGAC is a genomic window containing:
- the LOC127575192 gene encoding 4-galactosyl-N-acetylglucosaminide 3-alpha-L-fucosyltransferase 9-like; protein product: MWKIRETSSIPCDYTCGKSVQLQLLTDCIQQLKLQLDLLRSIPDTENIIEKSCRHNMITAPKKGMLHIFLRSIIILGCFLTLVMLYLKPFHSWKYGPTEDLNIKTLFIPSKNKTIVLIWLWPYGQAFELNTCKLDFNINNCYLTADRKLYNKSHAVLFHHWDIRRDLANLPLQPRPAFQKWVWMNLESPTHTPKKYGLDQLFNLTLTYRRDSDIQMPYGSLTRSKVPLDFKLPSKNVLVCWIISNWDSEHARVKYYYMLRKYVKVAIYGRFLWHRLSDDDLIPTISRCKFYLAFENSIHKDYITEKLYNALLAGSVPVVLGPSRENYENYIPADSFIHVDDFLSPKELADYLHMLDDNEDLYMSYFKWRKYYEVKMTRFWDEHACSVCENIQQHKEDKSLSSLEKWFWN